The proteins below are encoded in one region of Oncorhynchus tshawytscha isolate Ot180627B linkage group LG04, Otsh_v2.0, whole genome shotgun sequence:
- the LOC112248615 gene encoding prisilkin-39: protein MIKLSSPLAVLCLSLLLLNAHLSLAKRGGGGFGGKSSIGFGKKPSSTSNRGGTNTQRRPNQGTNNQPGNYPRQPQSPQNPQAGYPQQPGGYPQQPGGYPQQPGRAGYPNQGGYPNQGGYPNQGGYPNQGGYPAGGYPAGGYPGGYPAGGYPNRYPAGGGYGGGYGGGYGGGYGGGYGGGYGGGYMNQNPNNRILSPGYGGSYGYGGYGGAGGSPFSRSVQGMGMGPSQQSRGFGRNAAMAAGAGVVAGMALGYGLGRFPRPHFGFHNPQEEYYYNHYMYRRYGTKSTDDNDYSRDYHFSPPPQSYDNYMKNCMKRTDLLRGGEKGGSETGARENSPPQGAADSPSTQVVVPSGGGTAVGEKSEEPAPVPGGSTNTTDPGSTQAPGSGPSNSSATEGSSSESNVTAESNGTAATEKPVTLEPLNPNPQTPPPAAKPLPPAIAEPEDDDEENIVSISEIGYPALIEQMKARRCVELYMVYAEHYLEKKKEDKKNTPRERPRGGVERLGGGGYQGLLAVLTSTALLLLNSNMLLLH, encoded by the coding sequence ATGATAAAGCTCAGCTCTCCTCTGGCCGTGCTGTGCCTTTCTCTCCTGCTGCTCAATGCCCACCTCTCCCTGgccaagagagggggaggaggcttTGGTGGTAAATCCAGCATAGGCTTTGGGAAGAAACCTTCCTCCACCTCCAACCGTGGAGGCACCAACACCCAACGCAGACCCAACCAAGGGACCAATAACCAGCCAGGGAACTACCCTCGCCAGCCCCAGAGCCCACAGAACCCCCAAGCAGGGTACCCGCAGCAACCAGGAGGTTATCCACAGCAACCAGGGGGGTACCCTCAACAGCCAGGCAGGGCAGGATACCCTAACCAAGGTGGCTACCCTAACCAAGGTGGCTACCCTAACCAAGGGGGCTACCCTAACCAAGGTGGCTACCCTGCTGGAGGATATCCAGCTGGAGGCTACCCAGGGGGCTACCCGGCAGGAGGCTATCCAAACAGATACCCAGCTGGTGGAGGCTATGGTGGAGGCTATGGTGGAGGCTATGGTGGAGGCTATGGTGGAGGCTATGGTGGCGGTTATGGAGGGGGCTACATGAACCAAAACCCCAACAACCGGATCCTTAGCCCTGGCTATGGGGGCAGTTACGGCTATGGGGGGTATGGTGGTGCCGGTGGCTCCCCGTTCTCCCGCTCCGTgcaggggatggggatgggaccCTCGCAGCAGTCCAGGGGGTTTGGGCGTAATGCAGCGATGGCGGCCGGGGCTGGAGTTGTGGCTGGGATGGCTCTGGGTTATGGACTGGGCCGGTTTCCCCGGCCTCACTTCGGCTTTCACAACCCCCAGGAGGAGTACTACTATAACCACTACATGTACAGGAGGTACGGCACCAAATCCACTGATGACAATGACTACAGCAGGGACTACCACTTCAGCCCGCCTCCACAGTCCTATGATAACTACATGAAGAACTGTATGAAGAGGACTGACCTgctgagaggtggggagaagggTGGATCGGAAACAGGAGCCAGGGAGAACTCACCACCACAGGGAGCTGCAGACAGCCCCAGCACTCAGGTAGTCGTACCCAGTGGAGGAGGCACTGCAGTCGGGGAGAAGAGTGAAGAGCCAGCCCCTGTTCCTGGAGGTTCCACCAATACTACCGACCCCGGTTCCACCCAAGCACCAGGCAGTGGCCCCAGTAACAGCTCTGCCACAGAGGGCAGTTCCAGTGAGAGTAATGTCACAGCTGAGAGTAACGGTACAGCAGCGACTGAGAAGCCTGTGACCCTTGAACCCTTGAACCCAAACCCTCAAACCCCCCCTCCTGCAGCCAAGCCCCTCCCTCCAGCCATAGCTGAGcctgaggatgatgatgaggaaaATATAGTGAGCATCTCTGAGATTGGCTACCCAGCGCTGATAGAGCAGATGAAGGCTCGGAGGTGTGTGGAGCTTTACATGGTGTACGCCGAACACTACCTGGAGAAAAAGAAGGAGGACAAGAAGAACACGCCCCGGGAAAGAcccagaggaggagtggagagactgggaggaggaggataccagGGACTGCTAGCTGTTCTCACCTCTACTGCACTACTGCTGCTGAACAGCAACATGCTACTACTGcactga
- the LOC112248617 gene encoding glycine-rich cell wall structural protein 2 has product MRIVGQRRLLTVATCLLLLATVCPTSEARRGGGFGRSGGFGGGWGGSSRGGYPRQGGGTGYRPMPSSSGQAYRPMPAQSGQAYRPMPAQSGGSSAGKMAGAAAAGAVGGAMLGSALSRPGYGGGYGGYGGGYGGGYGGGYGGGYGGGYGGYPRAGGYGPRPGGYEGPEGSGDMGYYYGASSGPIYNSIIVIIGSLMSLVMGHWVGVM; this is encoded by the coding sequence ATGAGGATTGTTGGCCAACGGAGACTTCTCACTGTGGCAACCTGCCTGTTGCTCCTAGCAACCGTCTGCCCCACCTCAGAGGCTCGCCGTGGTGGGGGCTTCGGTCGTAGTGGGGGCTTCGGTGGGGGGTGGGGCGGTAGTAGCCGTGGGGGTTACCCTCGTCAAGGTGGAGGCACGGGATACCGACCAATGCCATCCTCGAGTGGACAGGCATACCGACCAATGCCTGCCCAGAGTGGACAGGCATACCGACCAATGCCTGCCCAGAGTGGCGGCTCCAGTGCGGGGAAGATGGCaggggctgctgctgctggtgccgTGGGGGGAGCAATGCTGGGCAGTGCGTTGAGTCGTCCTGGCTACGGAGGAGGATATGGGGGTTATGGAGGAGGTTATGGAGGTGGTTATGGAGGTGGCTATGGAGGAGGCTATGGAGGAGGCTATGGGGGGTACCCCAGAGCTGGAGGGTATGGCCCCAGGCCTGGTGGCTATGAAGGTCCAGAGGGCTCTGGGGATATGGGGTACTACTATGGAGCATCCAGTGGGCCCATCTATAACagcatcatcgtcatcatcggGTCACTAATGTCATTGGTGATGGGGCACTGGGTGGGAGTGATGTAG
- the LOC112248616 gene encoding ras association domain-containing protein 2 encodes MDNMQDGVQIGDNKFISKATVLSHLKTYNLYYEGHNLQLRHREEEGELIVEGLLNISWGLRRPISLQMQDDHERIRPPPSSTSWHSGCALDNQSNEGTQQTLPNIEVTEHESQSEDSIVKADEEEEEYERSAQLLRTKSDAGFLRKAQRRSPSDQRRIRRHRFSINGHFYNYKTAVFTPAYGSVTNVRINSCMTTPQVLRVLLNKFKIENSPDDFALYLVHTSGERAKLKRSDYPLVLRVLQGPCEQVSRIFLMEQDLGEEVTYDVAQYIKFEMPVLQSFITKLKEEEDREVQKLRSRYTFLRCIIEKQLRCLPEGTACM; translated from the exons ATGGATAACATGCAGGATGGGGTTCAGATTGGAGACAACAAGTTCATCAGCAA GGCAACAGTCCTGTCCCACCTCAAAACCTACAACCTTTATTATGAAGGACATAACCTGCAGTTGAGACACAGAGAg GAGGAAGGGGAGCTGATCGTGGAGGGCTTGCTGAATATCTCCTGGGGCCTGCGTCGGCCTATCAGTTTGCAGATGCAGGACGATCACGAGCGAATCAGACCTCCCCCCTCGTCTACATCCTGGCACTCCGGCTGTGCCCTGGATAATCAGAG CAATGAAGGTACCCAGCAGACCCTGCCCAACATAGAAGTGACAGAGCACGAGAGCCAATCCGAGGACAGTATTGTGAAGGCGGATGAGGAAGAAG AGGAATATGAGCGCTCCGCCCAGCTGCTGAGGACGAAGAGCGATGCCGGGTTTCTGAGGAAGGCCCAGCGCCGGTCGCCTAGCGACCAGAGGAGGATACGACGACACCGTTTCTCCATCAATGGACACTTCTACAATTACAAG ACTGCAGTCTTCACTCCAGCGTATGGTTCAGTTACTAACGTGCGGATCAACAGTTGTATGACCACGCCCCAGGTGCTACGAGTGCTACTTAACAAGTTCAAGATTGAGAACAGCCCAGATGACTTTGCGCTGTACCTTGTACACACCAGCGGGG AGCGTGCAAAGCTGAAGCGCAGTGACTACCCCCTGGTGCTGCGTGTGCTTCAGGGTCCGTGTGAACAGGTCAGCAGAATCTTCCTAATGGAGCAGGACCTGGGCGAGGAAGTCACCTATGAT GTGGCGCAGTATATTAAGTTTGAGATGCCAGTGCTGCAGAGTTTCATCACCAAGCTGAAGGAGGAAGAGGACCGGGAGGTGCAGAAACTCAGGAGCAG gTATACATTTCTGCGGTGTATCATTGAGAAGCAGCTGCGTTGTCTTCCTGAGGGGACTGCCTGTATGTGA